One Deinococcus aestuarii DNA segment encodes these proteins:
- the galT gene encoding galactose-1-phosphate uridylyltransferase has translation MTQPSPTFHAEAFEKPDGRELTLYGLEPVRVESEIPTPGDPVQARPVMRWHPLRSEWVMYAAHRLNRTFLPPPDYNPLAPIREGGHPTELPRGVYDLAVFENRFPSLTLDAPEPEPVPDVVVRAGVGRCEVVVFSQSPEGRLADLTPEQMTLLIEVWADRTTRLAATGKIRSVLAFENRGVEVGVTLHHPHGQIYAYDHIPPVQARLLDSAQGYMGKNGRPWLADFVAGEREAGLRVLHDEGAALSVVPPFARYTYETWVLPTRPVALLSELSAEEKAAFARTLKDALLRLDALFGVRMPYLLTVHQGPVGGEPHPEFPLHIEIYPYLRAPGRMKYLAGTEQGAGEFANDKLPEAAAAELRNLTV, from the coding sequence ATGACCCAGCCCTCCCCCACCTTCCACGCCGAGGCCTTCGAGAAGCCCGACGGGCGCGAGCTGACCCTCTACGGCCTGGAACCCGTGCGGGTCGAGTCCGAGATTCCCACCCCCGGCGACCCGGTGCAGGCCCGCCCGGTGATGCGCTGGCACCCCCTGCGCTCCGAGTGGGTGATGTACGCCGCCCACCGCCTCAACCGCACCTTCCTGCCCCCGCCCGACTACAACCCGCTCGCCCCGATCCGGGAGGGAGGCCACCCCACCGAGCTGCCGCGCGGCGTGTACGACCTCGCCGTCTTCGAGAACCGCTTCCCCAGCCTGACCCTCGACGCGCCCGAGCCTGAACCCGTCCCCGACGTGGTGGTGCGGGCGGGCGTGGGCCGCTGCGAGGTCGTCGTTTTCAGCCAGAGCCCGGAAGGCCGCCTCGCCGACCTGACGCCCGAGCAGATGACCCTGCTGATCGAGGTCTGGGCCGACCGCACCACCCGCCTCGCGGCGACGGGCAAGATCAGGAGCGTTCTCGCCTTCGAGAACCGGGGGGTCGAGGTCGGGGTGACCCTGCACCACCCGCACGGGCAGATTTACGCCTACGACCACATCCCGCCCGTGCAGGCGCGGCTGCTCGACTCGGCCCAGGGCTACATGGGGAAGAACGGGCGCCCCTGGCTCGCCGACTTCGTAGCCGGGGAGCGGGAGGCCGGGCTGCGGGTCCTCCACGACGAGGGCGCGGCCCTGAGCGTCGTGCCGCCCTTCGCCCGCTACACCTACGAGACGTGGGTGCTGCCCACCCGCCCCGTCGCCCTGCTGAGCGAGCTGAGCGCGGAGGAGAAGGCCGCCTTCGCCCGGACGCTCAAAGACGCCCTGCTGCGGCTCGACGCCCTCTTCGGGGTGCGGATGCCGTACCTGCTGACCGTCCACCAGGGCCCGGTGGGAGGTGAGCCTCACCCCGAGTTCCCCCTCCACATCGAGATTTACCCCTACCTGCGCGCCCCGGGCCGGATGAAGTACCTCGCCGGGACCGAGCAGGGGGCGGGCGAGTTCGCCAACGACAAGCTGCCGGAGGCGGCGGCGGCAGAGTTGCGAAACCTGACGGTTTAG
- a CDS encoding Mov34/MPN/PAD-1 family protein yields MDQGTIAAPPPRPDNARVALILPPPLAHALWEHAGREAPRECVGALGGHARDGEAEAVALYPLPNIAAEPERNYLADPGHLLRALRAMHAGGLTLVALYHSHPRGPASPSPTDLRLAAYPVPYVIADLTTRTLAAYRLPGGEGVPIRAGL; encoded by the coding sequence GTGGACCAGGGCACCATCGCCGCGCCCCCGCCCCGGCCCGATAATGCCCGGGTGGCCCTGATCCTCCCCCCGCCGCTCGCGCACGCCCTGTGGGAGCACGCCGGGCGCGAGGCCCCCCGCGAGTGCGTCGGGGCGCTCGGCGGCCACGCCCGAGACGGGGAGGCGGAGGCGGTCGCCCTCTACCCCCTGCCCAACATCGCCGCCGAGCCGGAGCGCAACTACCTCGCCGACCCCGGCCACCTCTTGCGGGCGCTGCGGGCCATGCACGCGGGCGGCCTGACGCTGGTCGCGCTGTACCACAGCCACCCGCGCGGCCCGGCCTCGCCCAGCCCCACCGACCTCCGGCTCGCCGCGTACCCGGTGCCGTACGTCATCGCCGACCTGACGACCCGCACCCTGGCCGCGTACCGGCTGCCGGGGGGGGAGGGGGTGCCGATCCGTGCCGGGCTCTGA
- a CDS encoding fasciclin domain-containing protein: MQAHDGVTRKDSGQRPILLLTAGLLTALGLMACAPAASTGMMGTGTSTTAATGTASGTTTTETATTATTGTTTGTAATGTTGTATTGTTGAATGTTATGTTATATTPPPAATPSSSPGTGPNSSVATSARNDATLATLIGSDDRFTTLNRLIQQAGLAETLAGGQYTVFAPTNDAFLKLAPSDLSAITSDPVRLRQVLLYHVTPSRVTGTALASISRIASAQSGLLEVTRSATRTTIGNTATSAIIEPGASIDTGNGVLYVIDTVLLPPTR, encoded by the coding sequence ATGCAGGCACACGACGGAGTGACCCGGAAAGACAGCGGACAGCGGCCCATTCTCCTCCTGACGGCGGGGCTGTTGACGGCCCTCGGCCTCATGGCCTGTGCCCCGGCGGCCTCGACCGGCATGATGGGGACCGGCACAAGCACCACGGCGGCGACGGGAACGGCCAGCGGGACCACGACGACGGAAACCGCCACCACGGCGACGACGGGTACGACGACCGGCACCGCGGCCACGGGGACGACCGGCACCGCCACCACCGGAACGACAGGGGCGGCGACCGGTACCACCGCAACGGGCACCACGGCGACCGCCACGACTCCGCCCCCGGCGGCGACCCCCTCCAGCTCTCCCGGCACGGGCCCGAACTCCAGTGTGGCGACGAGTGCTCGCAACGACGCCACCCTCGCCACCCTGATCGGCAGTGACGACCGCTTCACGACCCTCAACCGGCTGATCCAGCAGGCTGGTCTGGCGGAGACCCTGGCGGGCGGCCAGTACACCGTGTTCGCCCCCACCAACGACGCTTTCCTCAAGCTCGCCCCCAGCGACCTGAGCGCGATCACCTCCGATCCGGTCCGGTTGCGGCAGGTCCTGCTCTACCACGTGACCCCGAGCCGGGTGACGGGCACAGCGCTCGCCAGCATCTCCCGGATCGCGAGCGCCCAGTCGGGCCTGCTGGAGGTTACCCGCTCGGCGACGCGGACGACCATCGGCAACACGGCGACCTCGGCGATCATCGAGCCCGGCGCCTCCATCGACACCGGCAACGGCGTCTTGTACGTGATCGACACCGTGCTGCTGCCCCCCACCCGCTGA
- a CDS encoding DNA translocase FtsK, giving the protein MAKARAKSAPPANRFDGEALGLVLFALGIFLAVTLTLPQIAEGGFMTQAHAALTGWLGWGAYLLPVVPIAYGVLVFLGRDLKGLTRRVLGGVVVVASLLALHEVFSPGAAGEGAAWLMGPLVSALGYAAALFPLVTLTLGLEVMLRLRPLTLLKALFRRLSVLLGGATTRVQGVIETRQEGREAARARAGVRQGLAAQARDVEALRRLYPEARELGTLDEEVRSARREVRGLDESGLKGMEGELGRWRESLGTFARGAARDLREAVSREAPDAGAQAEAVANEVRGGRHELSIELPSTLASGALERLRRNMVADLHRLAGRAGKLERERQAALKTLAKADAATLTRELPAHRERERAWRDLAEDFTAWRERERHYPGWPDLAAAFDRAPTEIAATLAEALAGDPDGTLRAQEEWRGRLARAQEEALERVQLMAVGSAETPALDFDFTGETPVRGGTVNLSEEKQRAPLSPPPSTTVIGAMPPRPSEPLLGGAGVQASAPPRRAAQATLEEPEEESDAPWESAKPERRRPSQGAVDLALPGHELLDPLPVGTVNPAQLDVAARQRAAVIDQTLRHFGLQARVVDFARGPTVTRYEIEPAPGEKISRIASLSNDLARALAVGGVRVEAPVPGKSVIGLEVPNTEREPVTFHQAAASSTFRGTRAKLPIILGKSIDGELMVGDLAKMPHLLIAGSTGSGKSVCVNTLITSLLYRYLPTELRFLMVDPKMVELTPYDGIPHLVRPVVTNPMDAAGVLLGAVAHMERRYKMMSQVGAKNLEQYNAKMRQVGDPELPQLVIIIDELADLMITSPKEVESAIMRLAQMARATGMHLVLATQRPSVDILTSLIKVNVPARVAFAVSSSHDSRTILDAVGAERLTGMGDMLFYQPGLIKPLRLQGPYISEVESARVTDELRRQVFDDVFVEEYGADFDGTVSASGPTTDKANMDFSDPHLRQAALICIEEGQGSVSRLQRRLSVGHARAGKLMDMLEAMGIVSKHQGSKPREVLITEADLPEYFGR; this is encoded by the coding sequence ATGGCGAAGGCTCGTGCAAAAAGCGCTCCTCCCGCGAACCGCTTTGACGGAGAGGCGCTGGGGCTGGTGCTGTTCGCGCTGGGAATCTTCCTGGCGGTCACGCTGACCCTGCCCCAGATCGCGGAGGGCGGGTTCATGACACAGGCGCACGCGGCGCTCACCGGGTGGCTGGGGTGGGGGGCCTACCTCCTGCCCGTGGTGCCCATCGCGTACGGGGTGCTGGTGTTCCTGGGACGGGACCTGAAGGGGCTCACCCGCCGGGTGCTCGGCGGGGTGGTCGTGGTGGCCTCCCTCCTCGCGCTGCACGAGGTCTTCTCCCCCGGCGCGGCGGGCGAGGGGGCGGCATGGCTGATGGGTCCGCTGGTCAGCGCCCTGGGCTACGCGGCGGCCCTCTTCCCGCTCGTGACGCTGACCCTGGGTTTGGAGGTCATGCTGCGGCTGCGGCCCCTCACGCTGCTCAAGGCCCTGTTCCGGCGCCTGAGCGTGCTGCTGGGCGGCGCGACCACCCGGGTGCAGGGGGTTATCGAGACCCGGCAGGAGGGGCGCGAGGCGGCGCGGGCGCGGGCGGGCGTGCGGCAGGGGCTGGCGGCCCAGGCCCGCGACGTGGAGGCCCTGCGCCGCCTCTACCCCGAGGCCCGCGAGCTCGGCACGCTCGACGAGGAGGTCCGCTCGGCCCGCCGCGAGGTGCGCGGGCTCGACGAGTCCGGCCTGAAGGGCATGGAGGGCGAGCTGGGAAGGTGGCGCGAGAGCCTGGGCACCTTCGCCCGGGGCGCCGCCCGCGACCTGCGCGAGGCCGTCTCCCGCGAGGCCCCCGACGCGGGCGCCCAGGCCGAGGCCGTGGCGAACGAGGTCCGGGGGGGCAGGCACGAGCTGAGCATCGAACTCCCCAGCACCCTGGCGAGCGGCGCCCTGGAACGCCTGCGCCGCAACATGGTCGCCGACCTGCACCGGCTGGCGGGACGGGCCGGAAAGCTGGAGCGCGAGCGTCAGGCGGCCCTCAAGACCCTCGCCAAGGCGGACGCGGCCACCCTGACCCGTGAACTTCCCGCGCACCGCGAGCGCGAGCGGGCGTGGCGCGACCTCGCCGAGGACTTCACCGCGTGGCGGGAGCGCGAGCGGCACTACCCCGGCTGGCCCGACCTCGCGGCGGCCTTCGACCGCGCCCCGACGGAGATCGCCGCCACCCTCGCCGAGGCGCTGGCCGGGGACCCCGACGGCACCCTGAGGGCCCAGGAGGAGTGGCGGGGCCGCCTCGCCCGCGCCCAGGAGGAGGCGCTGGAGCGGGTGCAGTTGATGGCGGTGGGCTCCGCCGAGACCCCGGCCCTCGACTTCGACTTCACGGGGGAGACCCCCGTGCGGGGGGGCACGGTGAACCTCAGCGAGGAAAAGCAGCGGGCCCCCCTCTCCCCTCCCCCGTCCACCACCGTCATCGGCGCCATGCCCCCCCGCCCCTCCGAGCCGCTGCTGGGCGGGGCGGGCGTGCAGGCGAGCGCCCCCCCCCGCCGCGCCGCCCAGGCCACGCTGGAGGAGCCGGAGGAGGAGAGCGACGCCCCCTGGGAGAGCGCCAAGCCCGAACGCCGCCGCCCCTCGCAGGGGGCGGTGGACCTCGCCCTCCCCGGCCACGAGCTGCTCGACCCCCTGCCCGTGGGCACGGTGAACCCGGCGCAGCTCGATGTGGCGGCGCGGCAGCGGGCGGCGGTGATCGACCAGACGCTGCGGCACTTCGGCCTCCAGGCGAGGGTGGTGGACTTCGCGCGGGGTCCGACGGTCACCCGCTACGAGATCGAGCCCGCCCCCGGCGAGAAGATCAGCCGCATCGCCTCGCTGTCGAACGACCTCGCCCGGGCGCTGGCGGTCGGCGGGGTGCGCGTCGAGGCCCCGGTCCCCGGCAAGAGCGTGATCGGCTTGGAGGTCCCCAACACCGAGCGTGAGCCCGTGACCTTCCACCAGGCGGCAGCTTCCTCCACCTTCCGGGGCACGCGCGCCAAGCTCCCGATCATCCTGGGCAAGAGCATCGACGGCGAGCTGATGGTCGGCGACCTCGCCAAGATGCCGCACCTATTGATCGCGGGCTCGACGGGCTCGGGCAAGTCGGTGTGCGTGAACACGTTGATCACCTCGCTGCTGTACCGCTACCTGCCGACCGAGCTGCGCTTCCTGATGGTGGACCCCAAGATGGTCGAGCTGACCCCCTACGACGGCATCCCCCACCTCGTGCGGCCCGTGGTGACGAACCCGATGGACGCGGCGGGCGTGCTGCTCGGCGCCGTGGCGCACATGGAGCGGCGCTACAAGATGATGAGTCAGGTCGGCGCGAAGAACTTGGAGCAGTACAACGCGAAGATGCGCCAGGTCGGCGACCCGGAACTTCCCCAGCTCGTGATCATCATCGACGAGCTGGCCGACCTGATGATCACCTCGCCCAAGGAGGTCGAGTCGGCGATCATGCGCCTGGCGCAGATGGCGCGCGCGACGGGGATGCACCTCGTCCTGGCGACCCAGCGCCCCAGCGTGGACATCCTGACTTCCCTGATCAAGGTGAACGTGCCCGCGCGCGTCGCCTTCGCGGTGAGTTCCAGCCACGACTCGCGCACGATCCTCGACGCGGTGGGCGCCGAGCGGCTGACCGGCATGGGCGACATGCTGTTCTACCAGCCCGGATTGATCAAGCCCCTGCGTCTCCAGGGCCCCTACATCTCCGAGGTGGAATCGGCACGCGTCACCGACGAATTGCGGCGCCAGGTCTTCGACGACGTGTTCGTGGAGGAGTACGGGGCGGACTTCGACGGCACCGTCTCGGCGAGCGGCCCCACGACCGACAAGGCGAACATGGACTTTTCCGACCCCCACCTGCGCCAGGCCGCGTTGATCTGCATTGAGGAGGGGCAGGGCAGCGTCTCGCGCCTACAACGCCGCCTTTCGGTGGGCCACGCCCGGGCGGGCAAGCTGATGGACATGCTGGAGGCGATGGGCATCGTCTCCAAGCACCAGGGCAGCAAGCCGCGCGAGGTGCTGATCACCGAGGCCGACTTGCCCGAGTATTTCGGTCGGTAG
- a CDS encoding nucleoside hydrolase, whose translation MTSAPALPCPVILDGDPGLDDAIAWLLALASPEEVRVLGVTTVHGNVGLPLTTRNAGVTLALAGADVPVYAGADRPLVRSPLTAAAVHGDSGLPAADLPEPLRAPEAEHAVDFIVRTARERPSEVTLVATGPLTNVALAFRLAPELPGLLREVVWMGGSTAGGNRTPSAEFNALADPHAVHIVLGSGVPLRMFGLNVTMQVIATPDRLDALRALGNRAGAVSAELLTFYAGVYRERYGLSGGALHDPVAVAAVLRPELFEMKPMSVGVELQEGLNFGRTVCDLYGVTRQPVNAEVAVGVDDEGVFGLLLERLGRLP comes from the coding sequence GTGACCTCTGCCCCTGCCCTGCCCTGCCCCGTCATCCTCGACGGCGACCCCGGCCTCGACGACGCCATCGCCTGGCTGCTCGCGCTGGCGAGCCCGGAGGAGGTGCGGGTCCTGGGCGTCACGACCGTCCACGGCAACGTCGGCCTGCCCCTCACCACCCGCAACGCCGGGGTGACGCTGGCGCTGGCGGGGGCAGACGTGCCCGTGTACGCCGGGGCGGACCGCCCGCTCGTCCGTTCCCCCCTGACGGCGGCGGCGGTCCACGGGGACAGCGGTCTCCCCGCCGCCGACCTCCCGGAACCGCTCCGGGCGCCCGAGGCCGAACACGCGGTGGACTTCATCGTCCGCACGGCGCGCGAACGGCCCAGCGAGGTCACGCTCGTCGCCACCGGGCCGCTGACGAACGTGGCGCTCGCCTTCCGGCTGGCTCCCGAGCTGCCCGGCCTGCTGCGCGAGGTCGTGTGGATGGGTGGAAGCACCGCCGGAGGCAACCGCACCCCGTCCGCCGAATTCAATGCCCTCGCCGACCCGCACGCCGTCCACATCGTGCTCGGCTCTGGCGTGCCACTGCGGATGTTCGGCCTGAACGTCACCATGCAGGTCATTGCCACCCCGGATCGCCTGGACGCCCTGCGCGCGCTGGGCAACCGGGCGGGGGCTGTGAGCGCCGAACTCCTCACCTTCTACGCCGGGGTGTACCGCGAGCGCTACGGCCTGAGCGGCGGCGCCCTCCACGACCCCGTGGCGGTGGCCGCCGTGCTGCGCCCGGAGCTGTTCGAGATGAAGCCCATGTCCGTGGGGGTCGAGCTTCAGGAGGGCCTGAACTTCGGGCGGACGGTGTGCGACCTGTACGGGGTGACCCGGCAGCCCGTGAACGCCGAGGTCGCCGTGGGGGTGGATGACGAGGGGGTGTTCGGCCTGCTGCTGGAGCGGTTGGGCAGGCTGCCCTAA
- a CDS encoding AAA family ATPase, translating to MPGSDRAAPGIHALHGFIGSGKTTFARRLERTLPGLRFSPDEWLVALYGPDLNAEEFPPAFARVMAVIEAQWTRALDLGVPVILDHGFWGRADRDALRAKAAALGVPLTLYALTLPGGEALRRVRVRNAQPGALPISDETFRTFRARFEPLDPDEEAVYVSD from the coding sequence GTGCCGGGCTCTGACCGCGCCGCTCCAGGTATCCACGCCCTGCATGGCTTTATCGGGAGCGGCAAGACCACCTTTGCCCGGCGGCTGGAGCGCACCCTCCCGGGGCTGCGCTTCTCGCCCGACGAGTGGCTGGTCGCCCTGTACGGCCCCGACCTGAACGCCGAGGAGTTCCCGCCCGCTTTCGCCCGGGTGATGGCTGTGATTGAAGCCCAGTGGACGCGCGCCCTCGACCTCGGCGTGCCCGTCATCCTCGACCACGGCTTTTGGGGGCGAGCCGACCGGGACGCCCTGCGCGCGAAGGCCGCCGCGCTCGGGGTGCCCCTCACCCTGTACGCCCTGACCTTGCCTGGCGGGGAGGCTTTGAGGCGGGTGCGGGTGCGGAACGCTCAGCCCGGCGCCCTGCCGATCAGCGACGAGACTTTCCGGACGTTTCGTGCCCGCTTCGAGCCTCTCGACCCGGACGAGGAAGCCGTCTACGTCTCGGATTAG
- a CDS encoding fasciclin domain-containing protein, with translation MKKQTSLITLSLLLATPALAGGGGAPAARPATGAACQPIAQLITNDPQFSTLLTAVQAAGLAETLSSGQYTVFAPTNAAFAKLPSDTLAAVLNDPEQLRAVLLYHVVPGKVTAQQVRSVRSVRTAQGGTLTVSVSGNTVRINNANVTRADINACNGVVHVIDAVLVPPAAAAPAATTPAPEPAATPAATTPAPAESAPAATATETTTPAATAPAAVTGFDVRSIPSRPLGGATASTTGAATTTTDAAATTTTTATETTTTTDTAASGTTATGTATTTTDATTTDAAATTTGTATTDTTASADTSQAAQANTLYDVIVADDRFSTLRDLLSDAGLTETLTTGEYTVFAPTNEAFAAVPADTLAALASNPEALRQVLSYHVVAGRQTAQQLAGATQLTSAEGSALPLSLNGTTQQVGTATVSETITTASNGTIFVINQVLLPPNFTLPAATDTAATTTTDAAAGTATTGTTGTTGTAGTTTTGTTGTATTGTTATGTTGTVATGTTTGTSTTTGATTTGTATGTAATGTTTPPVATPSSAPGTGPNSSVATSSRNTTSLATLIASDDRFSTLARLVQAAGLTETLSGGDFTIFAPTNDAFLKLAPSDLNALAADPARLRQVLLYHVVPTRVTGTALASATQLTSAQSGVLTVSREGTGGELRTRVGNATTTGLVQPGDVLTTGNGVLYVIDTVLLPPAP, from the coding sequence ATGAAGAAGCAAACCAGCCTGATCACGCTCAGCCTGCTGCTCGCCACGCCTGCCCTGGCGGGGGGCGGCGGCGCCCCTGCCGCGCGGCCCGCGACGGGCGCGGCGTGCCAGCCCATCGCGCAGCTCATCACGAACGACCCCCAGTTCAGCACGCTGCTGACGGCGGTGCAGGCGGCGGGCCTCGCCGAGACGCTCTCCAGCGGGCAGTACACGGTCTTCGCGCCGACGAACGCGGCCTTCGCCAAGCTGCCCAGCGACACGCTCGCGGCGGTGCTCAACGACCCCGAGCAGCTCCGCGCCGTGCTGCTCTACCACGTGGTGCCCGGCAAGGTCACCGCCCAGCAGGTCCGGAGTGTGCGCAGCGTCCGCACCGCGCAGGGCGGCACCCTGACGGTCAGCGTGTCGGGCAATACGGTGCGGATCAACAACGCGAACGTGACCCGCGCGGACATCAATGCCTGCAACGGCGTCGTTCACGTGATCGACGCGGTGCTCGTGCCCCCGGCCGCCGCCGCGCCTGCGGCCACGACTCCGGCCCCGGAGCCCGCTGCCACCCCGGCCGCGACCACCCCGGCCCCAGCCGAGTCGGCTCCCGCCGCCACGGCGACCGAGACCACGACTCCGGCCGCGACGGCCCCCGCCGCCGTGACCGGGTTCGACGTGAGGAGCATTCCCTCGCGGCCCCTGGGTGGCGCGACCGCGAGCACGACCGGCGCGGCCACGACGACCACCGATGCGGCGGCGACCACGACCACCACGGCGACCGAGACCACGACGACGACCGATACGGCGGCGAGCGGGACCACGGCGACGGGCACCGCCACGACCACGACGGACGCCACGACCACCGACGCGGCGGCGACCACGACCGGCACCGCGACCACGGACACGACCGCGAGCGCCGACACCTCGCAGGCGGCCCAGGCGAACACGCTTTACGACGTGATCGTGGCCGACGACCGCTTCAGCACGCTGCGCGACCTGCTGAGCGACGCGGGGCTGACCGAAACCCTCACGACGGGCGAGTACACCGTGTTCGCCCCGACGAACGAGGCCTTCGCCGCCGTGCCCGCCGACACGCTGGCCGCACTCGCCAGCAACCCTGAGGCGCTGCGTCAGGTGCTGTCCTACCACGTCGTCGCGGGGCGCCAGACCGCCCAGCAGCTCGCGGGCGCAACCCAACTCACGTCCGCCGAGGGCAGCGCCCTGCCCCTGAGCCTGAACGGCACCACCCAGCAGGTGGGTACCGCCACCGTCAGCGAGACGATCACCACCGCCAGCAACGGCACGATCTTTGTGATCAATCAGGTGCTGTTGCCGCCTAACTTCACGCTCCCGGCCGCCACCGACACCGCCGCCACGACCACCACCGACGCGGCAGCGGGCACGGCCACGACGGGCACGACCGGGACGACGGGTACGGCAGGCACAACCACGACCGGGACCACCGGAACCGCGACCACGGGGACCACGGCGACCGGAACGACGGGCACCGTCGCCACCGGGACGACCACGGGCACCAGCACGACCACCGGCGCCACGACGACGGGCACGGCGACCGGCACCGCGGCCACGGGCACGACCACGCCTCCGGTGGCGACGCCTTCGAGCGCTCCCGGCACCGGGCCGAACTCCAGCGTGGCGACCTCCTCGCGCAACACCACCTCTCTCGCCACCCTGATCGCCAGCGACGACCGCTTCTCGACGCTCGCGCGGCTGGTACAGGCGGCGGGACTGACCGAAACGCTTTCCGGCGGGGACTTCACCATCTTCGCGCCGACCAACGACGCCTTCCTCAAGCTGGCGCCGAGTGACCTGAACGCCCTGGCCGCCGACCCTGCCCGGCTGCGTCAGGTGCTGCTGTACCACGTGGTGCCCACCCGCGTGACCGGCACCGCGCTGGCGAGCGCCACGCAGCTTACGAGCGCCCAGTCGGGCGTGCTGACGGTCTCGCGCGAGGGCACCGGCGGGGAGCTGCGCACCCGGGTCGGCAACGCGACCACCACGGGGCTGGTCCAGCCCGGTGACGTTCTCACCACCGGCAACGGTGTCCTCTACGTGATCGACACCGTGCTCCTCCCGCCCGCCCCCTGA